DNA sequence from the Salvia splendens isolate huo1 chromosome 19, SspV2, whole genome shotgun sequence genome:
TTGCATCACAAAATTTTGTCCAAGTCATATTTGAGAGAGGATCGAAATTCTTCCCTTTCCGTGAATAGGTTTCTATCTtcttattcaagtcctagtacactggtgacATTTGCCCACAaaaatatcagtctacagtctgggataccagtcagaagatctgaggtcgagctctgaagatcttcacgtagagaagacgcaagccatcttcgattctttggtgaatcaacaaggtaaatcggctaactccgtagtatgcatgttttagggattgtttgatctaaagcatgattataattcaagttatgagcaagATACGTGAAATAATTatgcgaatagaatttatctaaaaaaatcagctaaatagatcaaattcatgtgatcggttattatgcacgcttccgctgctaACCCCTTCATTCATTTGACCAAGCAGATTATAGCCTAGGAAGACTTGGGCCAAGCGAACTATAGGGTCCTCTATGTGGTTCGCTCGGGATATGGTAGGCTTGTATGCTGGGGCGCGCTTGTGAACAATTGATCTCCAAGTTGGCTGCTGCTCGAACTCTGGGTTGTTTTTGGGGGCACCTATATCCCTCCCAAACTACTCCCCACTTACAGCCTGATCTACAGTAGCCCTAGCCTCACTGACCATTCCGTCAGGCTCATCCCCATCTCCTTGTTGCATACCCGGAAGGTGATCGACTCTTCTTCTAAATTAGTTGTGGCCTTGAAGCGGAAAATGGTGAAGAAGTCTTGAGCTAGGGCTACTGGAACGGCCGACATATCAATATCAAGCAGCCAATCGAAGCTTATTCCCGTGATATACTCCAGGAATTTCTCCTTGCCACCTAGCCTCTGTAGGGACGGTTGGTGCATCTTCTTCCCAGATTTTGTTGTCTTGTATGGAGCCACTTTCTTCTCACAGTCTTCCTCCCCTTAGGATTGTCGAACTGGACCATCTGAGATAGCAGACGACGATCCAATCGGACGAGCACCTTTTTAAACTGCGGCCTCACTGCCACATGTTTCTTCATCAGCCCGCTCTGGGCTTCATCATGCATTTTCTTGGTTCTGCGCTCCCACTGGAGTGCTTCTTCATCATCAGACTCTTCCTCCCTACCTGTTCTGCCCACATCAAGAGCGGGCTCTTGGATCACAACAACCATTGAGGGCtgtttcatcttcttctttgtCGGATAGGCAATTTCTTTCCCTTTTcgtttcttctctcttctctgtCTGTCACTTTGGTTCTCTGTTGTTTCCCCAATGGGCAAGTTAGACTCCCTCACTCGATTTGCCAGATTCTCCTCACTCCCGGGGCGTCTCTGACTCCGTGGCCCATCTATTGGCTGGAAAACaacattatcttcttcttccttcgaAGGTTCGTCCATGAGGAGTCTCCTTCTTCGGACCGACGCTCCAACTACACTCCTAGGCAAACCACCTTCAGGGCCACTAAATCCCTGTCCAGCCATCTCCCTTGGTGGCTCCTTCTCAATCTCATCTTCATCATCCGTCATATCGACTACATCCCACATCCTTGCTTCAGTAGGATTCCTCTCGACCCCCTGGAGTGACTGAGAGATGAGTTGTGTGCGTGCAGGTGTTGTATAAATCAaacaggtccagaggattcactcaaCCGCTAGGTCTAGCAAATCTCTAAACTATCTAAATATGTTGTTGGGACACTCTTAATcgcttcaaaaccttaacccattctactattggctagtatatagggtagtaaggatcgatcccagaTGGAGGTGCTAGCAAATGTTCAGAGGATTTGGAAAGAGTTGGCTACTGCCACGCAACTCATAAGTTAAGATTGGTTTAACTACTAGACTAAAAGGAATTTAAAGGTAACTAATCTATCTACCAGACCTAGGAAACAGGAAAAGTACGTACGAATGCAAGGCTAATGGAAATGAAATTTAACTAGAGAATTCAGACAACTCAACTACTGGGCCAGGCAAACGGGTTTCCGAAAATAGCTAAACAATACgtaaacatgcagtggggaccattttctcAATTTAACTATGATGACAGAAAAGCTGCAGAAAGGTAAACAACGGCCAGTGACAAATTAGACATctaacttcatcttcttcagcgaGCTAAGTAAACAGAAACGAAAACATAGCATCAAACATGTGGAAACAGAGCAATCTCAGATCCAACTTTAAACATTACGATTAAGCATAaaactactagatctaaactactaggccgaacaaaataagaaagcaaCAGTAAATATCCATAACCATGCATAATCATAAAATCACGTCTCAGACCCACAACTCCAAACTTTGAttcaactcagatcaacaaaaaccaactccACTACATTCAAATCCATATCTCCTCAACTCAGATTCAACATATTCAACCATAAATTAACTCTGATCAACCCGATCTCAATTCCAAATCAAACATAAAttgtgaaaagcatccaaatcagtaaaaacaaacaatcaaacatcaaaaacaactaaacagaaaatagaaacttCCATAGCTACTAAATTAAGAGTCAACACGGAAATATCAAACGCCGAGCTTCCAACAGAGAAGTTCACGACGAACAAAACAATGGAAAATAAAgcaattgtatcttcgcccttcgTGAGGATGGTGTTACACCATGGAAACTAAactagaccaccccaaactcccaGAATTACCCAATTGATGCTAAGTGCGCTGAGAAATATGTGTGTGAAGCAAAGAGAAATGAGCTAAGAGCGAAAAGTAATGTGTGAGCTCGATGCCTCTCTTCATGATTGTCTTTATTTATAGCCGAGGCTCGGACTTCTAGGGCACTCTCCCTTGATGATTTGTCATTTTTGCCCTTCCTAGAAGATCCTTCAAAAGATGTTTTTCTGCTCACAGTTGCTCCCTTCTTTGCTCCTATAATCCTCTGGGTCAGGTTGCAAGCTGGCTTCTTCACTCCATTTTCCATCCACCTCCTGGGTCTGGTAGATTCTCTGCGCACCTAAACTTATAAACGTGTTTTAGTTCATGAAAATCACATAATTGAacccataaccgatgcatgaaatgagccttatcacccCCTCAATAGGGTTTACTTCAACCTCTGCAGCAGGATTCACCTCAACTTCATGCTTAGTAGGGATTCACCTCAACTCCCTCAAAACCGATTGATATGGTTTTGCATTAAAAACATCTCAGCTTTCCCACTAAAAGGTTTTCCCGCCTTTTTATTCGACACGTGCCGGTTTCCCACTTCTCCAAActaaaattttaccaaaatCTGCCTATCTGAATTTGAAACTCAACTGGATCAAGCGGATTGTgttattctaaaattttctcGCATAATAGTCCACCCAGTCAGTTTGCGaattccgaaaatatttttgagattagaaaatattttctaaaaagGAATTACGAAAAACAGTATTTAttcttatttacaaaaatttGTAAATACCTTGGGGATTCACTTGATCCATTCGTTAACCAACATGTTGCACCTCCAACTGATCAAGTCGACCTCCCAGAATGTTTAACAAATTGATCCGTTAGGCGAGAAAACTAGGTATGCGGAATTTCTCCCACTGTGCATAACTATGAGTTGTCCCTAAACAACTTGACTAGATGACCATTCACTAGAAAAGAGCTAGAATTTGGATCACTTCCCCGAAGTTCCACAGCTCTATTAGCTCGGATGGCAACAATGATATATTGACCGACCCACTTGGACTTGAGCTTTCCCAGCATCAACTTCAATTTCCTAGGGCGATTATCTCGGACCAGGGAACCGACTTCTGCAATCGCACAATGGAGGCTCTCATGAGGAAGTACGGGGTTCACCATCGCCTTTCCACCCCAAACCATCCGCAGAGCAACGGGCAAGCTGGGATATCCAACCAGGAGTTTAAGAGTATCCTTAAAAAGACAGTGAATCCATCGAGAAAAGATTGGAGCAAGAGGTTGGGGGACACCCTCTGGGCGTACCGGACTGCTTAAAAGACGCCTATCGGGATGTCTCCCTATAGGCTGGTATTTGGGAAGATGTGTCATCTCCCAGTCGGCATTGAGCACAAGGCTTACTGGGACgtgaaagaaatgaaaatgaaagctGAGGATTGTGAAGAGGGAAGGAAACTGCAACTCCAGGAACTCGAGGAAATCAGATTGGATTGCTATGAATCGgccatgtggtataaagagagaactaaattatggcatgacaagaatctgaggaccaaggagtTATCAGTCAGGCAGAAAGCACAATAACGACCGAACTCGCACGATTTGACAGCCCtaatttttagcattattttttattttttttaaatattcttATAAATAAGCCTGCATAAATTCTTAAAATGtctttatatataattttgccccacttaatataaaatttatggCTCCGTCCGTACCAAGTAGGAATATTCTGGGTCACCGTATCTTGCGCAGAATGTTTAGCTTAGATGATCCATTACTAGCTAATTCAACATTTTAATCTCTTTCATTTCACCAATAGAACATGGTTGATCAACTAAATTCTAATATTGAGAGATGATAATAAGAAGTTTAAATATAAACATTACTTCCCTAACATGTTAAAAAGTTGACTTAATAGCCGAGGAAGCTTGGATAATGAGTTTTAATCCATTTACAAATAACTTCTTCCCATACTATTAAATTAATCCACTGCGAAAAAAGGATTTAGTGAGAATTCTAACATTACAAATCACAGCCCAAAAGAAACTCACTTTATAAGAGCATGGGCCCACAGTAGTACATGTTACAATGTTAAGGAAATTCAGAACTATCGCAGCTATGTTACTCTTCAACAATAATATCAACACTGGGTGAAGCCTCGTCATGTTCCAGCAATGATACTGAATCAGTGGAACATGTTTGGTCTACGGAAGTTTGAATAAATTGAGAAGGATATTCAGGAATCTTTAGACGTTCAATATCACCTTCCAACATTTCTAAGACTTTATTCATTGATGGACGATCATTTGGGCTCATCTGTATGCACCATAATGCAACTATTGTCATCTTCCGACCAAATTTCCTCCAACTatcatcatcaatctcatcatcacCACCATTCACGACTTCAATATCCTTCCCTAGGTTGAAGTAGTCATATATCCAATATGGAAAATACTGGCTAGAATTGTCATTGTTCCCTATCAAATCTCTCTTTAAACTCACCATCTCCATCAGCAACATCCCGAAACTATAAACATCAGCCTTGTAAGAGATTGCTCCGATACTTCTGCTAATTAGTTCAGGAGCAACGTATCCTATGGTTCCTCTAGTAGCAGTCATGGTCACGGTGGTTTTATTAGTTGGGAAAACCTTTGCTAGCCCAAAATCTGATAATTTCGGGATGAAGTTATCATCAAGAAGTATGTTATGAGGCTTGATGTCAAAATGCAGGATCTGAACATCACACCCTCGGTGCAGATACTCAATCCCACGAGCAACACCAACTGCAATCTCAAACTTCATATCCCAACTCAATGAGATCGTTTTGTCTCTATTGAAAAGATATTTCTCTAGGGAACCGTTGGGCATGAAATCATAAACGAGAGCATGTTTGGAGCCTTGCGCACAATATCCAACTAATTTGACAATATTGACATGGTGTATCCTTCCAATAGTTGCTATCTCATTCATAAAGTCTTGTCCACTTGCTCCCGATTTTCCAAGTAATTTGACTGCTACATGAAATCCACTTCGTAGCTTCCCCTTGTAGACAGAACCATAGCCTCCTTCACCTAATTTATCTTGAAAGCCTTTGGTCATCTTTTTGATGTCTGAATATGAATATTTAATTGGTGTGATATTGTTGTCACTTCGTAAGAAGCTTTCAATTCTTTTATACATGGACTTATGCCTCCTCCGAAATTTCTtgatcaaaatacacacagcgACAGGAAAAAGGATGAACCTTGGtaccaaaataattaattctgCCATAACCagggaaaaatataaaataagtttTGATGATTTATTACATTGATTAAACAAGAGTACTTGATGTTTTAACTGCCAAAGGAAACACCACTAGTAACATCAGACTAGGCTTGAAAAGtactttaaattaattttacagCCTCGTATTTCCTTTACTTTTCACTCAGTCCAGATGAAAgataaaaacagaaaaatgaaatttatgaTTTGAAAATCTACAAAATGTGTTTTAATACTGAATTTGCAAAATTAGGCTAAAAAACACGACTtgaaattaaatactagtacatTCATAAATAAGAAGCGCACCTGTTCCTAATTCAATGCCAGCCCAAGGAGATGCGAGACTGTCTCCTACATACATACGAAATACATCACTCATATAAGCAATAAAGCATATAAATGGGAAGGATTAGACTAAAAATCActttcaatattaatattagaaTATTTTTGGCCCATAGATCATGTTCAGTAAAAGCTATTTACTGAGGGAATTAGTGACAGAAAGTTATCCTTCACTGATTACTAACGAAATAGTGACTGGATTTGATATCGGTAATGTTCCCATCAACTGTATTTATGCACGCATTAAATATAAAGATCCTTACGTTCCCCACGGGGTAGTCCGATGGCGTTGTATAGTAAACCGACAGTTAGCGTCGAGAGTTGTAATAGAGCCACGAGTCCAACGACGGTGAATATAGGAGGGCTTATTAATGCACACATCACACCTGCAATGTTCAACTTTAGACCATTTTATTTACTCCCCCGTTTCATAAGAAATACGCCATATTTCCTTCTTCCTCTGTCTCATGCAAATAGTTCATATCTATTTATGcaacttttttctccttctcttatactttattatttatgtgtCTCACTATCTACTACACCAttttaactactttttctcctctcttactttactgattatgcattaaaacccgtgtccatatcaaatgacatatttctatgggacggagaaagtataTAAGGCCATGTAAAAATTTATTCCATATTAAAACCAGTTGCTAACAAATAAAGCACTAagcatatactccctccgttactttaattttgtcacactttgaccCGGCGCgggttttaaaaatataatagaaaatgagttgaaaaagttagtggagagtgagtcctacttttatatattagttttataataaaatatgaattggaATGAGTTGTTGACCAtaaggtccactacaaaaaatggtaaaaagtgaaatgtgacaaattttgtgtgagaaatggaaaaatgtgaaatgtgacaaattttatggagTGCTAGATTCATATAGTGGTTTTATTTGgaatattgtttgttttatttgccAATATGCAACTAGGACGGGATCGTTATAATACAACTTATCAAAAATGTCTCTGAAAAGTAAGAACTCTTCCCCTATTAGtttgtccctgaaaagtatgaactttctaattatGGATTAGTTAAACAACACATTACCCgacacattattttatttaaaacttatACCATTAACTACACTAATAATGATGTGTAGCCCACCCTCCACTAGCACTACTTACACTACCATTTATCTCTATGTCTCTCACTTTACCAACTATAAATTAAACACGTGtcgaaccaaatgttcatacttttttaGAGACGAatgagggagtagtactatACTGTTATCTTACCAAATGTTTTACTATatcaaaattttgatattttcaattttcaatacCGATATTGTATGCCAGATTTCGCTACGACACATCGAAATACTACTACACCAAAATCTTGTTTTAGagtgatattttttatataatatgaaAAATACAGTATATACCGTATTATAGGTATATATTTCTACTGTATTATACCAAAAATCCGTTATATACACTAAAAGTACGACATATACCTAAAAATAAGGCATATATATACTGAATTTGCTGTATACCGCAGTATAAATAAATTCTTACCGTTATAGTCCCCATTTGATTCGTTGCAAGTTTTAATATCAATGCAATATTTTGTGAAGCATATATAATCGAAGAGCTCACCTAGAACAACAAGAGGAATCGCAAGCAGCGCTGTAGATGAAGATAGGAGTAGCAAGTGAGATAATTTTCCATAACAAGTAAGAGTTAAAATACGATGATATTGTCCAAATTATTACACCACCAGCTGTGGGAGTGGAAGATGGCGTTACTGGGCAAACTGTGCAGAAGGCGAGTTCAAATCCATACAAGAGAGATGTGTGGATTTCCGAAAGCGATACATTGTTGAGCTCCCGAAACTCCCACGATGTCATTGCCATGAGATCCAGTCCGCACAGATGCGGTATGTCTGAGGCATTCATGCGTCCGACCTTTACGTATGAATATCCGCCGTTAAATGAAGAACAATGAGATGTGATATTGGTAAAGGTGGAAGAGTTGTTCAAGGGATTAGGACAGTTCATCAGATTGATAAAGGTGTCTTTGTAATCATATGGATAGGTGGGAGATATTGGGGATTCGTAAGGATTATAATGTGCAAAGGGGTAGGGATATATGGAATGAATGGGGAAAGAACAGATGTCATGATTTTTGAGGGAAGCATCAGCCAGCCTGATGGTGTAGTTTTGGTAGTCGATTGCTTTGACATTGTAGTTTTGGGatttgagagagagggaggctACGTTGTTTTCGCAATGTAGTTCGAATCTGGGGTCACCACAGTGGCCGGGGTCGCCCTTGAGGCGGAAAGGGTAGCTGATATTGTGAATGACACCGCAGGAAGGAGTGCAGAGGGGAGTAAAATTAGCTTGAGATAAATGGTGGAATAAtggaaggaggaggaggaggaatgtGGACATTGGAGATGTGTCATGGAAGCTTATGAATCTATCCCTAATTatatagctagataatactctctccgtccctgaaaaatacgaactattttctttttagtctgtcactgaaaagtatgaactttttaGTTTTGGAAACTCGGTGAGACTccttctccactaacaatattctttctatttctctcttactttaccaattatgcattaaaacatgtgccgaACCAAATGTTTGAATCGTTGTgtccttgaaaagtatgaactatttccttattaatccgtccatgaaaagtatgaactatctAATTTTGAAATAGGTAAGCAACACATTACCCCTACACtgtcattttatttacaacttatactatTACACTACAATACTAATGATGTGGATCTCACTCTCTAATAACAGTACTTACACTACtctttctctccatctctcttactttgccaattacacattaaaacttaTTCTGAACCAATGAAGTACGTAGTAATTGCTAAGTGTTGAGTCTTTTCTACAATGGGACAAACTAGATAAGGTATGTAGTAATTGCTAAGCGTTGAGTCTTCTCTACAATGGGACAAACTAGATAAGATAAGTCAATAGTGACAGACATGGTGAGAAATAGAGATTAGACAATGAGGTATGAAAGATTTATAAACATCTAAGCCCatgaacacactacaaaaagcaacaatttttttttgaaacggACTATTTCATTCAGTAGATAATCCGTTGGTAACATTGTATACCGTCAGTAATTCCGTCGATAAACCACCTTTTTTTCAGTGTCTGTATCTGGGGGCTCGTCTCTAGCCCAATTTAGAAAAGCCGAAAGAGAGAAATTGTGGGTACCCTAGATTAGGCCCAATTAACACATTCCTCGCACTAGGAAAATAACACGGGTCATTCATTGATACTAACTTGCGTAACAAACACATGATTAAGACCATATAAGAACTCTTTGCTTGCTCTAACATATCTACCAAATGTCCTATTAGTATATGAATTACTAGCCATAACAAGATTTATAAATCATTCCAACAACTGATTAACAAGAGTTTAGtaagaaatgaagaaaaactATTCACATTTTGAAGGCCTACCATCTACAGATTGCACATGGTTGTGTTATTTTGAAAGGGACCAAAAAGAATTATTAAAGCTGCAGAAGGAAACACCATATTTTGAAAGGACCAAAAAGAATTATTTTTTGCAGTTAGACAACAAAATAGTACCCTGGAAGAAAAAAATATCTCATCACATTCATTATTGGACAAAGTTCATGGACAAAAAAAAGATCCCAACAAATACTATTATTCCCTCTGCCTTATtacaagtgacacattttttttGGTCACTGGTTTTTAAGAGtgaaaaaaagtaaagagaaaGCGTACGAGGATGAAGTGAGAGAGATGTAATGTTACTTTTTCCAATAACTGATTAACAAGAGTTTagaaagaaatgaagaaaaactATTCACATTTTGAAGGCCTACCATCTACAGATTGCACATGGTTGTGTTATTTTGAAAGGGACCAAAAAGAATTATTAAAGCTACAGAAGGAAACACCATATTGACTTGAGTCGACTCCAAGgagttttttaatattttttgcaGTTAGACAACAAAATAGTACCCCAGAAGGAAAAAAATATCTctatcacatttattattgggcAAAGTTCATGAACACAAAAAGATCCCAACAAATACTATTATTCCCTCCGTCTTATTACACGTGACACATTTTTTTTGGTCACTGGTTTTTAGGAGTGAAAAAAAGCAGAGAGAAAACGTAGAGGATGAAGTGAGAGAGATCAGAGATGTAATGTTACTTTTTACCATAAAAGGAAATATCTCACTTATAGTGGGGcgacctataaatacacctcactTATaatgagacggaggaagtactattcAAGGGTTTGGGTGCATTTTGGTCCTAGTAAAATAAACTCATGAATATATGATTATAACTTAAGTTAAAAAATCACTTCTGATATTTTTTAGGACCCGCCTGCATCTAAATTCATAGTTATttctaacaaaatataattatcacataattgTGAAAATAGTCTCATACAACATTAAAAAATCTAGCTACATATGACAAGTTTTTATGTTAGAAATACATTGAATAAATATGATGGttcttattttgtttaattCTTAATTCGacttgtttttaattttatactaatgGATGAAGTTTTTTATGAATAATATATTTACTTCGTGCTCTCTATATATATTTCCTGTACACATAATATTGATAAAACAGATCTAGAAGTCATTTAACTAATACATTTGGTTTCATTAGGTACTTTTACAAAAAACACTCTTTAGGTCCTTGTACCAAtgcattttgtttttttttgtaccAATGCATTTTGTTTCCGTTGGTTCTTTTACAATTATTTTTCATTGgatttttatactttattttgtaatttggtTGGATGTTTATTTAACGGATTTCATAAATCAATTAACTTTCTTGTGTTACttaaacttatttattttttaattttgaaattaattcagTTGCAATATCGACTCAAGAATCATTAAATAAACATCTGAACCTAGTTAAATAAAGATCAAATCAAAGaacatcttaaacaaaaataaattagtataatgatctactaaaataaaaaaattattaaaacctaatgaaataaaaaaaaatttattaaagaacctaatgaaataaaaaattgttaaaagacaatagaacaaaatacattaaatgaAGGatctaataaaacaaaaattgtataaaaatataacaatatAAAATGTATTAGTACAACAAtattgatgaatccgcgaatttctgatgtttgtgaatgcaggaaaatacagatcacgacacaaatgatttacgtggttcgatttactgaagtaaatctacgtccacgggaagaaaagagggcagagttgtattgtttgatctgttttctacagcttacaaatacaaacttgctatttgatattttatctctagagagcgagagagagagagtccccccaatctatctgatctaagttctatttatatattgaactaagatcgtggcttgcatcaccactaatgatggctgtggatgtcgtggaggtcatgcgatcctgcatgggcccactatcctgcatgagttaatgactgcttgacaccactaaatagatcgtgggtgtagtggagatcgtggaggttctgacatgagttgactatctcccagttcggtcaaatactgagaccgaactgctgaactattgccgagcagcttttgccggtctgagagtagagcttgattggttggcttttaccgagctgtaggctggggccgaactctttggtaatgccgatctgatactcttccttgggctttgggctgatgggccgtcactgctgttgggcttgtttagtccgtactccatcactaccccccccgaaaagcgaagtgaattacttcggcgaagcgagtcacttcggcattctggataaaggtacggggtaagttgatgtttgtctttggtccgatgaaataaacatctttgaccggactcgtccttggtctgatgaaataaacatctttgaccggactcgtctttggtcggatgaaataaacatctttgaccggactcgtct
Encoded proteins:
- the LOC121779338 gene encoding LEAF RUST 10 DISEASE-RESISTANCE LOCUS RECEPTOR-LIKE PROTEIN KINASE-like 2.3, translated to MSTFLLLLLPLFHHLSQANFTPLCTPSCGVIHNISYPFRLKGDPGHCGDPRFELHCENNVASLSLKSQNYNVKAIDYQNYTIRLADASLKNHDICSFPIHSIYPYPFAHYNPYESPISPTYPYDYKDTFINLMNCPNPLNNSSTFTNITSHCSSFNGGYSYVKVGRMNASDIPHLCGLDLMAMTSWEFRELNNVSLSEIHTSLLYGFELAFCTVCPVTPSSTPTAALLAIPLVVLGVMCALISPPIFTVVGLVALLQLSTLTVGLLYNAIGLPRGERDSLASPWAGIELGTELIILVPRFILFPVAVCILIKKFRRRHKSMYKRIESFLRSDNNITPIKYSYSDIKKMTKGFQDKLGEGGYGSVYKGKLRSGFHVAVKLLGKSGASGQDFMNEIATIGRIHHVNIVKLVGYCAQGSKHALVYDFMPNGSLEKYLFNRDKTISLSWDMKFEIAVGVARGIEYLHRGCDVQILHFDIKPHNILLDDNFIPKLSDFGLAKVFPTNKTTVTMTATRGTIGYVAPELISRSIGAISYKADVYSFGMLLMEMVSLKRDLIGNNDNSSQYFPYWIYDYFNLGKDIEVVNGGDDEIDDDSWRKFGRKMTIVALWCIQMSPNDRPSMNKVLEMLEGDIERLKIPEYPSQFIQTSVDQTCSTDSVSLLEHDEASPSVDIIVEE